From a single Silene latifolia isolate original U9 population chromosome 6, ASM4854445v1, whole genome shotgun sequence genomic region:
- the LOC141588778 gene encoding uncharacterized protein LOC141588778, translating to MALLEALYGRRCRSPICWDDSAEAVVLGPEMVDDKVLLKVLPMKGVMRFGKNGKLSQKYIGPYEILDRVGEVAYRLALPPALDQVHNVFHVSQFRKYVTDPSHVLEVEHIELDEALMSKTEKEILDIKVRKTRKGETVLLKVLWFNHKVEEATRRLHGKRRKL from the exons ATGGCACTTTTGGAGGCCTTATATGGACGAAGGTGTAGGAGTCCcatttgttgggatgacagtgcGGAGGccgtggttctaggaccagaaaTG GTGGATGACAAGGTCCTTTTAAAGGTGTTACCTATGAAGGGTGTCATGCGATTCGGCAAGAACggaaagttgagtcagaagtacattggaccgtatgagattTTAGATCGTGTAGGCGAGGTGGCCTATCGATTGGCCTTGCCACCGGCGCTTGATCAGGTgcataatgtttttcatgtgtcacAATTTCGGAAGTATGTGACTGATCCATCTCATGTACTTGAGGTTGAACATATTGAGTTGGATGAAGCACTTATGTCGAAAACAGAGAAAGAGATCTTGGATATAaaagtgcgcaagacaaggaagGGGGAAACTGTGTTACTTAAGGTGTTGTGGTTTAATCATAAGGTTGAAGAGGCTACACGGAGGCTACATGGAAAGCGGAGGAAGCTATGA
- the LOC141585790 gene encoding MLP-like protein 31 translates to MGVSGKLEVEVDIKSSGDVFHELFKYNPNHMSNIVPDQIHACDLHEGEFGKPGSIIQWHYTLDGKTGLAKEVIEDIDEEKRIIKFRVIEGEFLTEYKNMWVTVHVIPKGDIDAVLWEVEFERFDDFGPYPTNLMDFFITLTRDVEAHHLNA, encoded by the exons ATGGGTGTGTCAGGAAAGTTAGAAGTAGAAGTTGACATTAAGTCATCAGGGGATGTTTTCCATGAGTTGTTCAAATACAACCCTAATCATATGTCCAACATTGTTCCTGATCAAATTCATGCTTGTGATTTGCATGAGGGTGAATTTGGCAAACCTGGTTCTATTATTCAGTGGCACTATACCCTTG ATGGGAAAACAGGCTTGGCAAAGGAGGTCATTGAAGACATAGACGAAGAGAAGAGGATAATAAAATTCCGAGTTATTGAAGGAGAATTTCTTACAGAGTACAAGAATATGTGGGTAACTGTTCACGTCATACCTAAGGGAGATATCGATGCTGTCTTGTGGGAGGTTGAATTTGAGAGGTTCGACGATTTCGGGCCGTACCCGACTAACTTGATGGACTTTTTTATAACTCTGACCAGAGATGTTGAGGCGCATCATCTTAATGCATGA